In one Photobacterium swingsii genomic region, the following are encoded:
- a CDS encoding mobilome CxxCx(11)CxxC protein has translation MVENTVETVNLDRNEIKGTIEHMEFLSYGTIQVFERRSNRLKILRAWLTFLGIVLPVTIGGMYLSFGQGDELMGLIVSIAGIVGVIQLILSTWALVSGWDSKYEASIKAVQGNTSIYNRCKRFVSTPPEDDSEFLRLYNQILNDAESQELADLTQHITNAEKNYAYVSALSYYDRACHACNQSPNESIKQRYCSSCGQKKVKENESKSS, from the coding sequence ATGGTGGAAAATACAGTTGAAACTGTAAATCTTGATCGTAATGAGATCAAAGGCACAATTGAGCATATGGAGTTCCTTTCGTATGGAACAATACAGGTTTTTGAGCGACGATCTAATCGTTTAAAAATCCTGAGAGCTTGGTTAACTTTTTTAGGTATTGTCTTACCCGTAACTATTGGGGGGATGTATCTTTCTTTTGGGCAAGGCGATGAGTTGATGGGACTCATTGTTAGTATTGCAGGGATTGTTGGTGTTATTCAGTTAATACTCTCCACATGGGCTTTGGTTTCAGGGTGGGATAGTAAATATGAAGCATCAATTAAAGCAGTTCAAGGGAATACAAGTATATATAATCGTTGTAAACGGTTTGTAAGTACTCCTCCTGAAGATGATTCGGAATTTCTGAGGTTATATAATCAGATTTTAAACGATGCTGAGAGTCAAGAGTTAGCAGATTTAACTCAACATATAACAAATGCAGAAAAGAATTATGCATATGTATCTGCATTAAGTTATTACGACCGTGCATGTCATGCTTGTAATCAAAGTCCAAACGAATCAATAAAACAAAGATACTGTTCTAGTTGTGGTCAAAAAAAGGTAAAGGAAAATGAGTCAAAAAGTAGCTGA
- the yqfB gene encoding N(4)-acetylcytidine aminohydrolase: MVNKITFFTRLEHQILSGKKTATIRDKSESHYYPGQVVETFTHEDGRKICRLEIVGVEHVNFNKLNRKHAKAENLPFVFMLKWILRKIYPTEKSLCYISFKVVD, from the coding sequence ATGGTGAACAAAATTACATTTTTCACAAGGCTAGAGCACCAGATTCTTTCTGGTAAAAAGACTGCAACGATTAGGGATAAATCTGAAAGCCATTATTACCCAGGGCAGGTTGTTGAAACATTTACTCACGAAGATGGGCGGAAAATCTGTAGACTAGAAATTGTCGGTGTTGAGCATGTGAACTTTAACAAACTCAACAGAAAGCACGCAAAAGCAGAAAATCTTCCATTTGTCTTCATGCTCAAATGGATTTTGCGAAAGATCTACCCAACAGAAAAAAGCTTGTGTTATATAAGCTTCAAAGTCGTTGATTAA
- a CDS encoding DUF5677 domain-containing protein: MKEILSEAITFSLKNVSNFEFKDRDEKQVYSVAIYCSIIELAQSFFTLIDTRNSTGSLSIYRTFLENYIDLKNLKLHESYENELAFQNLVSMKESLEAAKKGNVFLTPLKKHAKEKLPELRADIKRLKTIDDKPLSIFKKFKLAGMTSEYLGFYPKLCAEAHSSVSAILDRHIEVNKINDSLDISIFKEKPEDEYYYYLCNMAQHLLDAGVILCQILADERINQFVEQRDLVKVKVEKYT; encoded by the coding sequence ATGAAAGAAATATTGTCAGAAGCGATTACATTTTCATTGAAAAATGTATCAAACTTTGAGTTTAAAGATAGAGATGAAAAACAGGTATACTCTGTAGCTATTTATTGTTCAATAATCGAGTTGGCACAGTCTTTCTTTACCCTTATTGATACCAGAAATTCGACGGGATCTTTATCTATATATCGAACCTTTCTTGAAAATTATATAGACTTAAAAAACTTAAAGCTTCACGAGTCATATGAAAATGAGCTTGCTTTTCAAAATCTTGTTTCAATGAAAGAGTCCCTAGAAGCGGCAAAGAAAGGTAATGTGTTTCTTACCCCTTTAAAAAAGCATGCAAAAGAAAAGCTGCCAGAGCTACGTGCTGATATAAAACGATTAAAAACAATAGATGATAAACCTTTAAGTATTTTCAAAAAATTCAAATTAGCAGGAATGACATCTGAATATCTTGGCTTCTATCCCAAGCTATGTGCGGAAGCTCACTCTAGTGTATCTGCGATATTAGATCGCCACATTGAAGTAAATAAAATTAATGATTCATTAGATATAAGCATTTTTAAAGAGAAGCCCGAAGACGAATATTACTACTATCTTTGCAACATGGCACAGCACCTGTTGGATGCAGGTGTGATTCTTTGTCAAATCTTGGCAGATGAACGGATTAATCAATTTGTGGAACAGCGTGATTTAGTCAAGGTAAAGGTGGAAAAATACACTTAA